AAGTTCACTGAGAAAGTTTGAGAACAGATGCTAGCATCCCACCAGATATCAGCATAAAGACTTTCTTTGGGAGGCAATGTGGACAAGTGAAAAGATCAGGGGCCTTGGAATCAGAAACTATCATTCATAAGACCTGTAAATGATACAGGTTGGTTAACTTCTCTGAGATTTATTTTGGAATGGGACCACTGTATATACAAATAGAAGCATTTGTTTTGCAGGGCTGTCATAAAAATTGTGGAAAATTGGTATGAAGTAATGTGCCAGAACCTAGAGAAGATGAAAAAGGTTGGATAATGCAGAAAGAAGGAAGTGACTTCAACATAAGGATAAATACTCTGCAACCAGAGATCATTACATATCGGGTCCtcaaggcactgttctagaccATGATTTCTTTTTAGATCTCTCACTAGGTAGATTCCATAAgtagttctctgtgctgaggTCTCTCACGTAATAACCACAGCACGGACtacttccctgagttccaaactCATATACAACTTCCCCCTTGACATTTCCATTTGGACATTTCACAggcttttcaaactttttatgtTTAGGTAAAAATTCTTAAATCCACTACCATCTCAACATGTTCCATCCCTAGTCTTTTACATCTCAATAAATGGCATCACCATACACTTAGTTGTTTCCATCAAACAACCAggaataattctttttctttctttctttcttttttttttttttgttctctgccatcttattgtatttctttgtttgtttttgtttgtttgtttgttttttaaatctatttttacatatagaggctaacatttgcaaatcttgaactcccaaatttatcccttcccaccccatttccccagtaaccataagattgtttactatgtctgcaactccacctctgttttgtagatgagttcacagtgtcttttttctttttttagattccacatatgagtgatatcatatagtatttttctttctatttctggcttacttcacttagaatgatgatctctaggtccatcaatgttgctgcaaatggcatgattttattcttttttatggctgaatagtattccactgtataaatataccacaacttctttatccagtcatctgtggatggacatgtaggttgtttccatatcttggctattgtaaatagtatgaCTATGAACATTGAagggtgcatgtgccttttcaaattagcattccctccagatatatgcccagaagtgggattgctgtgtcttattttttaatcatgttatTTGTGTTctaattgttgagttttaagagttctttgtatattttggacaacATCCCTTTATCAAATaattcttttgcaaatattttctccttgtttGGTGCTtgacttttcattctcttggtaGTGTCTTTCTcagaatagaaaattttaattttaataaagtccagaTTGTCAATTCTCTCCTTCATGGATTGTACTGCCTCAATTTGAATTATGACTTTATTTTCAAACCATCTTGGAAAGCCAATTAGATATACTTCATATAAAACTTtcatttactattgaaaaaaaaacacttgtgcATAATCACATATGGTTGTGACTGAAAGAATCACTTGTGAAAGAAACTAGCTCTGGTCTATTTATAATACATTAACTACTACTATTTATCTCTTTTCTATGACATAATCCTTGGTCGTAGCATTCACCAGTCTAGTTCTCCAATTTAAATTAGGGAAAAATAAGGGTTGTTTccatgaaacattttgttccaaagaaaatgaattccAGTCTGCTTTACTAACACTGAATTTTTTGAAACCAAAATGATTCAAACCAAACATTTTGTTAAGTGGCCTCAACTTACTCTCTAGGGGAAGGTATGCTTCAAGATCTCAGTGGGTTAGTAAAGTACTCATAGTTCAACATTAGCCAGAATTTCTAGGATTTTTGTAACTTTTGGTTTGGCATTGCAACACCTCTTATGTCACTGGGATCAATTTCCTAATTGCCAATTCTTAtggaaataatatttcaaaatgcataAAAGTGTTTTTTCATTGGAAATCCGTAATtagatttatgaaaaatatttgtgacaAAAATTAACTATAAGATACATTCTCttgccatttttctcttttgaactttgttttgttggtgttgttattgtttgttttagtccatttgggctgctataacaaaatgccatggactgggtggcttataaacaacagaaatttgttgttcacagttctggatgctgggaAGTTCAGGATCAAGATGCTGGCAGATTCAATGTTTAGTAAGAACCCATTTCCTCGTTCATAGATGGTGCTGTCTTCCGTGTCCTCACATGGGAGGAAGCAGTCAGGGGGCTCTGTGAGGCCTttttcataaggacactaatcccaatTATGAGAAAGCTGCCCTCCAAACCtggtcacctcccaaaggcctggcctcctaatactatcacacTAGGAATTAGaatttcaatgtatgaattttgagggagacacaaacattcagactatGGCATTATTGATGttgtttttggtggtggtggtggtaatatACGTGTGTATCTGACTTTCAAGTTCATGAACATTGCCTTAGATACTTCCCAAATGTTGAGTTTTTGCTATTTGTTCAAATAGCGACAAGGGAGGCAAACAGAGAGTAGTTCTGGTTCTCTAGGAAGTATATGGggcacacacatataaacacatcACAATTATTCCAATTAAAACAGCAATCCATTAGGTTCTAATATACATTAAATGAGAATGAAAGACATTGCAAGTTCACACAGAACGGGATCTTCTTCTCCTAAAAAAAAGTTATGAAGATAATGGTGGTCAAAAACAGTGCAGTAGATGGCCATTTCTAAGCACAGTATTAGACATCTAACTTCCACAAAGGACCTCTGCAGGATGAGACAAACAACTTCCcccccaaattatttaaaatagctaatctctacaaaaattttctctttttcgcTTACACCAAATTTCTGAAGACAGTAATGAGTGCTCCCATTTCTGAGAAGCCAAGGATTTGGGAAACATTTGAAACTTTAatgctcatctttttttttttttttttcctatgtatcATCTCTtgtcaacaaatactttttgCAGGCCAGGCTTGCACAGCTGAACAAGAAATAACTGGCAAGGAAAAGCCCATCCATGGTCGCTTGAAGCCTAGTTCAGTTTGTACTCAAAGTTCACTGATTTAATCCTTTCTCAAGCAGATTTAATCTGAAATGGGtagcaggaaaaacagatgatgaacaaaagaagggaaaacattCCTGACATATCACAATAAATCTGGGGCAACTTTGAAACAAAGTTAATCCCTAAATGAAGCAGCTTCTTCACTGAACTGCTAAGACTGATATGGAAGGAGACAGACTGCGTGAGTATTGCAGGGTTAACCCAAGAGTAActggctttttccttttcttgagcaTGCAAGCAAGTAAGTCTATTTTCCACTTGAACTCCTAATGGATTGATAAACTCTTATACTGATATTTTGATGTACTTAACCTGATAATGAAATGTCTACATCTTTACTTACTGCAATATATAATATTGCTTGAAGGTAATATAAAGAGTAGtggatataaaagaaaataaaaactcagaaaaatacttgaaaaggTCTGAGTCAAATACTAAAATCACATAATTAAAggcctctttgattttttttttacattttcagttttattaggtagagtTATTacatttgactgcacatacacattatattgcatgtaaatatatatatatagtatactgcacatttttttagtttacatatatgtactaattattgtttctaagaacagattagagctttagctttttaaacttacatagttatcaaaggggtaaagccaactacaaaataagaatcaacagaatgcggtaatccagtcataaaggacagtcaaatgtgttAGGTGCCTCTTTGATTTGTAGAAAGAGATCAGTTTAGAATAACGTTCGCACATTGTTAATATTCAACACAGCGTAACTTAATCAGAATTTTCCCTTATCATTTATAACAATCTCTAAGtcacatgaaatatttatttgggtTGATACTTTAGTtgtatgtatttttccatttagtaTAAAATACCCCACTGGCTTCTGAGCATTCTTTTCAATAGTTCAGGTCCCAGAGAATGAAAACATTATTTGAATACTCCCTAAGAATAACCCAGAAACAATTTCCAACATTGGGAAAAAACAATTCACAATAGAGGATTTCAAATGATTAATGACAGTAAACCACTCTATTCTTTCTCCTTTAACTTTAAGATCCACTTGTAATTTAAAGAATGCTACAGAATTAAAAGTTATCATATTTTGTCATCAAATGTCCATAGTCTGCTACTGAACTTGGAACTAATGGGAGGTCATGTGAGAAATATAAGACATCACTGCTGATTTTGAAGTCTAGAGTCAACTTGAGAGAGACAAAAGCAAAATTCAGGAATAACTAGTAATTAATAATGACCTCTTTCTCATGAGCTAGGTTTTACAAGTATATGAGACATTCAAAGATGGAAGGTGGAAGGAATACATTTCAATTGGCTTTGTCTAAGTAAACCTTTTCAGAGAAGACAAGACATTGCACTGGTCTTGCAGAGAAGTATTTGGAATACTGGTGACAGTTTTAGGCTGGTTAACCTGTAGGTCTCTTGGATGTTTGACATCTTTGTGGCCTCAAAGGCCAAGAGTAGTTAAACTGAGGATTTCAACAACTTAAAATACGGTTGTTGGGCAATAAAGTAAAGTGGTTAACCAGATGCGGAGAACCCTGGGGTGTTTGCCAGCGGCTGTGAAGAAAGTGGTTTGTAATCTGGAAACCATTAAAAATTTCCTGGGGCAGATTCTCTACTGCTTGGCTTCCAATCTTGGATTTTCTACTTCTTAACCCTTCCTTGGGCCTTACTTTCTTTCCCTAGCTGAAAAATGAGGATAGGAAAATGTTTCTTAGCTGCCTCAAAGAATCAATATGAGGCTCAAAGGATCAGGAACATGAAAGTGTTTAGAAACCTGCATGCCAAAAAGAACGTTTTAATTCCTATTTAATTACTCCAAGGTGTTACGACTAAAATTTGATTGCTTTTGACAAACAGGAAACCTTCTAAGCAATCAGAATGTCATTTTGTGGATTGTTTTATTATACCTTGGGACAAGAATAACACAGTGTCTTTCTCTACTACTTGGACACAGTATAGGTAAGACAAATGGCTTCAACAAAGCAGTGATGACTTTTTAAGAGGCCTGCCTCCCATGGTATTTGGGGCTGTCATTGTCACCTGCAGGGAGTCTTTGGACCATCCACATTCCTATCTGTCTTTGCACAAGGTCTGTATCAGGAATGTCTAGACAGGAGCCAGAAACAGGCAATGCACCAGAATGATTTCAATAAGAACTCAGGTTAAGTTACACACTGATTACTGATTAGGTTGGGGGGCCAAACAGCCTATTTCTAGTGCAGGCTTCCTATTATCTGCTTGCCAGCtgtagaaatatttatttgtgcCTTAAATTCTGTAAACAACCCATGGTAAGTTGATTCAGAGTGCAAATCAAGTGAAGCATGGAAATCACGTCTCATGGCTCTTCTCTGATCTTACCATCTGGTGCCAAAACTAATTCATGTTCTTTTGTATTTAAAACAACTTATTTGGAAtctaaacacacatacatatatacatacatacacacacatataaacctCAATAACTTATGTCATTAAACCTTTTTTCCACAGGAAGTCTTATACTGTGGTTTATTCCCAGTAGTTAAGTTGAATTTAATTGCCCAGGatttttaagtcatatttttgaagttttattttctccacatTATTGAAGCTTTTGTCTTTTGATACATTCTAACATCTAAAAAGACAATGTAATAAATCTGAAGGCTGTTTTCCCAGATTACCACTCCTCAGAAGAATGAAGGGTTGCATGAGCTGAGTCAGGTATGATGCCGATGGTATCAGGAAGCTGGAAAGGACAGAGAACTTCCTGTTTAACTTCCCACAAAGGGAAGTCAGACCTCTCAGCCTCCCTTACCTAGagcattttttcacttttcttccagACTAAAAGTTCTACAGTATTCTATGACACCTCCTCCTTGCTCACGAGTGGAGGTGATGTCCTGCCAAGGAAGATGTGTAGAGGAGTTAAGAAAATTCCCCAGGGTCATGCAGGACAAGGAAAAGAATTCTGTTCTGTGACTGATTGACTGGTTTCTGATTGTCATCATGTTTACTGATTGCCTTGACTGGCCTACTGTGAGGAGAAGAGTCTTGAGAACAATCCAGAAAAGGATCTAGTTAGATTTCCATGAAAGAAAGCTTACATAGCCATGCCTGCCATGGTGCTAGACAAGTGAAAGACCTAGCCATTAAGATTTCAGAGTTCTACCTACTTCCTCAgatgagagagacacacagagacagagacagagacatagGGGAAGCCAGAAGCTACCTCACCCCTCAACTTCAAGGGGCAGCTCTGGGCTCGGCCCATATGGAGAAGGACTGTGGAAACAGGCTTGGTCACACCATTGATCATGAAGCTAGATGGTTCCAGAAGCTTGTGTGCGTGAGTCACCCTTCCCCCCCATTAAGTTGTTTGAGTGAAGCCAGAGTGGGTGCTGTCTTACTGCCAAATTGATTCAAATCCTTAGACCAGACTTCAGGTGAGCCCCTCAAACTCATCAGCCTCAACAGCTTCTCCAGATTGGGTCCACCACACGTCTGGCTGGTCTGGAGCCACAGCTGGAACAGGCTGGGCTCTCTGGCATTGCTATAGTCTGCACTCAGCCCACCCTATCCCACCCCCAACCAAGACCATGCCTCTTCCAATCCCATAGTGTATTGAACTGCAGAAAGCAAGGCATCATTTCCCAGGGCAATTTGCTGCGTGGTTCTTGAAGGTTTGTTAAAGCACCTTGACACATATATGCTTGAAAAACTAAGCATAAGGCTTCCAGTAAGTAGACTTGATTTGGGAGCCTGTTCGTCCCATGAAGTTCAAGTGGGAGTAGAGACACTTTCATCATATTGTCTTGGCTTCTAATGCTGGCTGAAGTCCAGAGAATCATGAACTTATCTGAGGAGCCCAGAATGGTGTGCCTTCAGGCAGGAGAGTGTGAGGTCTTTCAGTTTAGTGCAGTTTTAATCGTGGTTTACATTTCCTGAATAATAATATGAGTAACAATAATTAGAAAGGCTGTTCAGAAATTTTTCTAAAGTCAAACCTCTCGCTTACTTTGTACCCAGTCCTCCTTTTCAGATGGAGACGAGGCGCACCTCTGAAAAGGTTCTGTACCCCAGGAGAAATTGGCTTTTGCTAGCCCAGGCTGGCCCAGGGGATGACATCTCCGCGTGTTCCTCGCCTCCAGCGGGAGAGGCAACTTCTTCCACCGCTGGGCGAGCTACCACGTCCACCGCGGAACGGGTGCGGGCAACTCCTCCCAACCGCGCTCCTCAACCATCActgcccagccccctccacccagccccccttcccccgcccctcTCAGTCCAGGGAATTTCCCAAGCATCCCAAAGATTGAGTTtcctgcctgggggagggggcgagtGCAGATAAAAGGGATGCACAGGACTCGAAGAAGTCACAGTGCTACGAAGCTTCAAATCCCCGCGCCTTTCCCTCCTCCTGAACTCCTCTCGCCGCGCTCTCTTCGCTACTATGAGACTCCTACCCAGCCGCGCCGCCCGCATCTCCGGCCCTTCGGGCTCGCTGTGCGCGCTGCTCGCGCTGCTGTTGCTGACGCCGCCAGGGCCCCTCGCCAGCGGTGAGAGCGCCCAGCGAGCCGgacgcacccccacccccgccggcGGAACCGAGCCGCCCCGCCTGCCAGGCGGCCGCGGCGGCGTGAGCGCGCGGAAGCATCTCGGGCGGGCTGGCTGGGGAGAGCTCTGCCAGCAACTGGCAACTATAACGAAGTCTCTCTTTCTGCCCTAGCTGGTCCTGTCGCAGCCGTAGTGAGAGAGTTGCGATGCATGTGTTTAACCACCAACACGGGGGTTCATCCGAAAGTAATCAGTAATCTGCAGGTGATCGCCTCAGGACCGCAGTGCTCCAAGGTGGAAGTGATGTAAGTCCTCATGCGCTATGGTGTTCACTGTGATCTTGGCAAGAGGGAAGTCTCCCCAGCCTGGGTCTTCAGTCCCTGTATCTCATGggtgtatcttctttatccttaTGCAGTGCCACCTTGAAGAACGGACAGGAAGTCTGTCTGAACCCAGAAGCTCCTTTGATCAGGAAAATCATCCAGAAAATGCTGGACAGGTAGCTGTCACTTGCATCTTTGTGGTTTCTTAATCTCTCTTGAAATGTGGACTTCTAAAGGTCCTATTCTCTGCAGGGGGTTTGGCTACCACATTCCAGACTATGCTTAGAATAAAATGGTTACTCAGGAAAAGAGGGGGAAGTTGTTCTAGAATGTCCTGGGAAAACCCTTATCAACAGTCTCGGGACGCGATTGCCTAGGAGGTTAGGAAGAATTCATTCCTGAGACGCATTTTTTATTAGTATAGTCTTGAATCCACCCTTTGCTTTTAGTTGATCCTAAACTCTGTTTTGAAAACAGGTGCGGGTAGACAGGTGTGTGGAAATTTGGTTCaactgatacatttttttttctccacagtgGAAACAAGAATAATTAAGAGAAGGAACCAAGCATTGGAAAAATCGCCCAGTTCTTCAGCAGAATGGTTTTCTGCGGCTCTTTGGACCCAGTGAAGACAAGAAACAAAGGCTGTTTCCTGCAGTGAGTTAGGTTTCCTCATGAATTCCCCATACGAGAGAGGGATGACAGGAGGGAACCTATGTTTGTCCCTTCAGCTTTCTGCTCAGTTTATGAAGTGTTTAGCATAGTATTTCCTCCTACTTATTTGCTGTTACTTTATCTGCTATGCTATTGCAATCTTTGGCAATTGACTAAATTGTGCATAATTACTGGATGTTAATTTTTCAAGATGACTTGTATTTCTAGAATATACTCCTTCTAGTGTTACAGAAAGAGCTGTGCGTTTCAAATGTGAATGGCATTTCATTAAAATGCTGTATGTGGAGATAAACTGTTATCCTCACTCTCTgatgagataggtactattataaTATTGTTTCTTGGGGAATATGTTACAGAATTTCCTTACTCTTGACCCCAGGAAGCTGTTTAATTTGTATTGCATTAGAAATTTGAGTGTATTATACAGTTATCTGTGTagaatatatttccttatttaGAATTTCTAAATGTGTAAGTTTTATAAGGACTAATGTATTCTCCTCCTATAAATTTAGACATTTGATGTCTTCTTTGTATGGCATAATGTCATGTCTTACTCACTAAACTTTGATTTTATgatatttattaactattttattaGAAGTATTATAATTCTGGTCACTAAATATATGTTTTGGATGGGTGGATGTAGAAGCTAGGAAATAGGTAAATTCCTTATTTCTAGCTTATATAGAATACatctgtttagtttttttttaagaataatggCAAACTTAACAATACTCTATACTCTGAAAGTTTTGAAAACATAT
The nucleotide sequence above comes from Camelus dromedarius isolate mCamDro1 chromosome 1, mCamDro1.pat, whole genome shotgun sequence. Encoded proteins:
- the LOC105091353 gene encoding C-X-C motif chemokine 6, whose product is MRLLPSRAARISGPSGSLCALLALLLLTPPGPLASAGPVAAVVRELRCMCLTTNTGVHPKVISNLQVIASGPQCSKVEVIATLKNGQEVCLNPEAPLIRKIIQKMLDSGNKNN